A genomic stretch from Bacillus sp. N1-1 includes:
- the hutP gene encoding hut operon transcriptional regulator HutP, with protein MTQKILIGKLAMLVASLTPEELEPFSHQLKDVDYCEGKSGSMSMQKVISAVETSAKRNKIISEELYRETHALYHAILEALEGVMRGQIGAGDMMRTVGLRFAIVRGSPYEHFDEGEWIAVAFYGTIGAPVKGLEHETFGLGINHIG; from the coding sequence ATGACACAAAAGATACTGATTGGTAAATTAGCGATGCTCGTGGCATCATTAACTCCTGAAGAGTTAGAACCATTTTCTCATCAGCTGAAAGATGTGGATTACTGTGAAGGAAAGTCTGGATCAATGAGTATGCAGAAAGTAATCTCAGCTGTTGAAACATCTGCTAAAAGGAATAAGATTATTTCAGAAGAGCTTTATCGAGAGACGCATGCCTTGTATCATGCCATTTTAGAGGCATTGGAAGGGGTTATGCGTGGCCAGATAGGCGCAGGAGATATGATGCGGACCGTGGGCTTACGTTTCGCTATTGTACGTGGCTCACCTTATGAGCATTTTGATGAAGGAGAATGGATTGCTGTGGCTTTTTATGGAACAATTGGGGCTCCAGTAAAAGGGCTTGAACATGAAACGTTTGGTCTCGGAATTAATCATATAGGATAA
- a CDS encoding agmatinase family protein, which yields MRGYPYPMLNRPTMIWSKQTDEQCDLTVNEWIETIGESTPNWQDYDITILGVPLSKSSISTSAASENPDAMRRAWRSFRTYNLDEDIDLARLKAIDLGDVKQHATDIRYTHDQIQQAMVAMREQHRNTIPLTLGGDHSITAMLIKGWKQVHQNETIGILQLDTHFDLRDLSDLGPANGTPIRQVIESHTVEGKHVHNIGLHGFFNSLELKNYADEHGVHYTTMKTVRKKGIHHVVQDALAQLEKTVDTIYLTVDMDVLDITFNPAAPAATPGGMRTEELFDAVQLAGEHPKVKAMDIVCLDPRKDVRDIGVKSAVHTMLSFLTGVCKRKEPS from the coding sequence ATGAGGGGATATCCATACCCGATGTTAAATCGCCCAACCATGATTTGGTCAAAGCAAACGGATGAACAATGTGATCTTACGGTGAATGAATGGATTGAAACGATAGGAGAATCAACGCCAAATTGGCAAGACTACGACATTACCATTCTGGGGGTTCCCTTATCAAAGTCATCGATTAGTACATCCGCAGCAAGTGAGAATCCTGATGCGATGCGAAGAGCATGGCGTTCATTTCGTACGTATAATCTTGACGAAGACATTGATCTTGCTCGTTTAAAAGCGATAGATCTTGGTGATGTCAAACAGCATGCGACAGATATACGGTATACCCATGATCAAATTCAACAGGCTATGGTAGCGATGAGAGAACAGCACCGAAATACAATACCTCTAACGCTGGGCGGGGATCATTCGATTACAGCCATGTTGATTAAAGGCTGGAAGCAGGTGCATCAAAATGAGACGATTGGCATTTTGCAATTAGATACACATTTTGATTTGCGAGACTTATCAGATTTGGGTCCCGCCAATGGTACGCCCATACGGCAGGTAATAGAAAGCCATACGGTTGAAGGAAAGCATGTGCATAATATCGGACTTCACGGTTTTTTTAATAGTCTAGAGTTAAAAAACTATGCTGATGAACATGGCGTTCATTACACGACGATGAAAACAGTAAGGAAAAAGGGTATCCATCATGTCGTTCAAGATGCCTTAGCTCAACTTGAAAAAACCGTTGACACGATTTACTTAACGGTCGACATGGATGTTCTTGATATTACTTTTAACCCTGCAGCACCTGCAGCAACGCCAGGTGGTATGAGAACGGAAGAGTTGTTTGACGCTGTCCAGTTAGCGGGTGAGCATCCGAAAGTGAAGGCGATGGACATCGTTTGCCTCGATCCTCGAAAAGATGTAAGAGATATAGGGGTGAAAAGTGCCGTTCATACAATGCTTTCATTTTTAACTGGAGTTTGTAAACGAAAGGAACCATCTTGA